ATGACGATTGCATAAACCTTTCCGAAGCGCAGATTCTCATGTTAAACATGAGCGATGATGACATAAAAAACAACAGAGTAATTAGTCAAAAAGAACTGGACAAAACAGACTTGGAGTGGCTAAAAAGCTTGTAATATGGACACAAACTGCTATCAAGCAAAGACGTGAAATACTTAAATATTGGACGTCACGTAACAAATCAACTACTTACGCTGAAAAATTAATCAAGCTAATTGAAAAGCGTACATCTGTCATTGCAAAAAATCCGGAATCTGGAAAAACAACTAATCATTTAGATACCAGAGAAGCTGCAATGGGTAATTTTAGTATTTACTATCGGATTATTGATCCGCATATTTATATTACTTCGTTCTGGGATAACCGACAGGACCCCGAAAAATTCATTGAGTTA
This genomic interval from Pseudopedobacter saltans DSM 12145 contains the following:
- a CDS encoding type II toxin-antitoxin system RelE/ParE family toxin, giving the protein MAKKLVIWTQTAIKQRREILKYWTSRNKSTTYAEKLIKLIEKRTSVIAKNPESGKTTNHLDTREAAMGNFSIYYRIIDPHIYITSFWDNRQDPEKFIELLIPSINFPVKSPTAVHLASSFVCHLSFVKTMNNDQRISNNKHKNSLYLLKSRNKTLWKL